A single region of the Sorghum bicolor cultivar BTx623 chromosome 9, Sorghum_bicolor_NCBIv3, whole genome shotgun sequence genome encodes:
- the LOC8074560 gene encoding uncharacterized protein LOC8074560, which yields MADHFAVMAGRLLTESSLQSAIGEASAVPSTASTACDVPVQDGRQASGTVLVECRICQEDDDEACMEAPCSCKGSLKYAHRKCIQRWCDEKGDTICEICLKQFVPNYTASSKLFQRGRNTIFFSAPGYIQARPDHSATSTSYGYDQTPAPTGVLCCRIIAITLMVLLVFRDALSVFLDDQDAYTVAMVTLLMLRTTAIVIPVYIILVAVTELLHRRRQRQVVHDQMTSEHEGGESTQPQQHVISIQ from the exons ATGGCAGACCATTTCGCGGTGATGGCAGGCCGGTTGCTGACGGAGTCCAGTCTTCAGTCCGCCATTGGGGAGGCCTCTGCCGTGCCCTCCACCGCATCGACTGCGTGCGATGTGCCTGTCCAAGATGGCAGGCAAGCGAGCGGTACTGTCTTGGTAGAATGCAGAATCTGCCAGGAGGATGACGACGAGGCCTGCATGGAGGCTCCTTGCTCCTGCAAGGGAAGCTTGAAG TACGCCCATCGCAAATGCATTCAGAGATGGTGTGATGAGAAGGGAGACACCATATGTGAGATATGCTTGAAG CAATTTGTACCAAATTACACTGCCTCTTCAAAGCTGTTTCAACGAGGAAGAAACACGATTTTCTTCAG TGCTCCTGGCTACATTCAAGCACGGCCAGATCATTCTGCTACATCAACAAGCTATGGGTATGATCAAACTCCAGCTCCTACCGGCGTATTATGTTGTCGCATAATCGCTATAACT CTGATGGTTCTCCTGGTCTTCCGCGACGCTCTCTCGGTTTTCCTGGATGACCAAGATGCCTACACCGTTGCAATGGTCACT CTGCTGATGCTTAGAACCACGGCGATCGTCATTCCGGTCTACATCATATTGGTGGCGGTTACTGAGCTGCTTCATCGACGCAGGCAACGGCAG GTTGTGCACGACCAGATGACTTCAGAGCATGAAGGAGGGGAGAGTACGCAGCCGCAGCAGCATGTCATTAGCATTCAGTAG